One genomic window of Candidatus Eisenbacteria bacterium includes the following:
- a CDS encoding amidohydrolase family protein has translation MDAAGTTGPGDLLVVDDRIAALGPGVPAALAKLPGGRADRTFDASDTLVTPGFVHAHLHLCQTLFRGRAEQSDLLRWLRERIWPLEWQHTEVSLAASVRLALLEMLSGGVTCFNDMGTTRHTDVIGQVLADTGVRATFGQALMDVGEGVPAGMAEPAGVVLERALAVADRWHGHANGRLRVSLAPRFILSCSESLWADVRDASRERGLLVHTHIAEAPSEGAAVKAAVGCHAAHYFAKHDLLSERFLGAHGVWLDDAELDLVARADAALVHCPGSNLKLGSGLADVGAWRAKGIRCGLGSDGAACNNRLDTFAEMGLAGGIARVKRRDAPLGARDVLALATIEGARALGIADETGSLEVGKQADLAVTDVEGPYSAPFAAEDPYTALVYGACQRDVLLTVVAGRVLYERETWSTLDPNRVNAEAKSEARALLRRAEAAGMK, from the coding sequence ATGGATGCCGCCGGCACGACCGGACCCGGCGACCTGCTGGTCGTGGACGACCGCATCGCCGCGCTCGGCCCCGGAGTGCCCGCCGCGCTGGCGAAGCTGCCGGGCGGCCGTGCCGACCGCACGTTCGACGCCAGCGATACGCTCGTCACGCCCGGCTTCGTGCACGCGCACCTGCACCTGTGCCAGACGCTGTTCCGCGGGCGCGCCGAGCAGAGCGACCTGCTGCGCTGGCTGCGCGAGCGCATCTGGCCGCTCGAGTGGCAGCACACCGAGGTCTCGCTCGCGGCCTCGGTGCGGCTCGCGCTGCTCGAGATGCTCTCGGGCGGGGTGACCTGCTTCAACGACATGGGCACCACGCGCCACACCGACGTGATCGGCCAGGTGCTCGCCGACACCGGCGTGCGCGCGACGTTCGGCCAGGCGCTGATGGACGTCGGCGAAGGCGTGCCGGCGGGCATGGCGGAGCCGGCCGGCGTCGTGCTCGAGCGCGCGCTCGCGGTGGCGGACCGCTGGCACGGGCACGCGAACGGACGCCTGCGCGTCTCGCTCGCGCCGCGCTTCATCCTGTCGTGCAGCGAATCGCTGTGGGCCGACGTGCGCGACGCCTCGCGCGAGCGCGGCCTGCTCGTCCACACGCACATCGCCGAGGCCCCGAGCGAAGGCGCCGCGGTCAAGGCGGCGGTCGGCTGCCATGCCGCGCACTACTTCGCGAAGCACGACCTGCTCTCGGAGCGCTTCCTCGGCGCGCACGGCGTGTGGCTGGACGACGCCGAGCTGGACCTGGTCGCGCGCGCCGACGCCGCGCTCGTTCACTGTCCGGGCTCGAACCTCAAGCTCGGCTCCGGTCTCGCCGACGTCGGCGCGTGGCGCGCGAAGGGCATCCGCTGCGGGCTCGGCTCCGACGGGGCGGCGTGCAACAACCGGCTCGACACGTTCGCCGAGATGGGCCTGGCGGGCGGCATCGCGCGCGTCAAGCGCCGCGACGCGCCGCTCGGCGCGCGGGACGTGCTCGCGCTCGCGACGATCGAGGGCGCGCGCGCGCTCGGCATCGCCGACGAGACGGGCTCGCTCGAGGTGGGCAAGCAGGCCGACCTCGCGGTCACAGACGTCGAAGGACCCTATTCGGCGCCGTTCGCGGCCGAGGACCCGTACACGGCGCTCGTCTACGGCGCCTGCCAGCGCGACGTGCTCCTCACGGTCGTCGCCGGACGCGTGCTCTACGAGCGCGAGACGTGGTCCACGCTCGATCCCAACCGCGTGAACGCCGAGGCGAAGTCGGAGGCGCGAGCCCTGCTTCGGCGCGCCGAGGCGGCGGGCATGAAGTGA
- a CDS encoding trehalose-6-phosphate synthase, translating into MGLMHNLRRASRRAAASAERRAGLPPHATRESLAEWARRHLGRRRVVIVSNREPYSHEQGPEGLLWQRNAGGLTVALDAVAQAVGGVWVAHGSGGGDREAVDEHDHVRCPPDRPAYTLRRLWLSAEDHERYYAGFANGALWPLCHIVYVRPRFEQADWLRYEDVNRRFAEAVLEEIGDEPAFVFIQDYHLARVAPYLRRARPDLRIALFWHIPWPNAEVVRRLPWRNELLEGLLACDLVGFHIPYHAQNFLSTVADSLEARVDFEHNAVVCGGRRTWVRHFPIGTDPDEIGAMAERPATARAIEAWRAELGLGDALVGLGIDRLDYTKGIPERLEALERFWELHPEWVGRFRFVQVAVPSRIELEEYQAIGTRVRALVRHINGRFAPAGPPLVHLIERNLDFPSLVPLYRMADLCMVTSLHDGMNLVAKEYVAARTDHGGALVLSPFTGAAREFLRAWIASPYDRERLAETIAAALTEDPEARAARIRDLRTAVHRHTVYDWATEVLDTALRMETAWPAETSAGGAGRTKAPVRRRKGAGS; encoded by the coding sequence ATGGGACTGATGCACAACCTGCGGCGCGCCTCGCGGCGCGCGGCGGCGAGCGCCGAGCGCCGCGCGGGGCTGCCGCCGCACGCGACGCGCGAGTCGCTCGCCGAATGGGCGCGCCGCCACCTCGGCAGGCGGCGCGTGGTGATCGTCTCGAACCGCGAGCCCTACTCGCACGAACAGGGACCGGAGGGGCTCCTCTGGCAGCGAAACGCCGGCGGACTCACCGTCGCGCTCGACGCCGTCGCGCAGGCGGTCGGCGGGGTGTGGGTCGCGCACGGCAGCGGCGGCGGCGATCGCGAGGCGGTGGACGAGCACGACCACGTGCGCTGCCCGCCCGACCGGCCGGCGTACACGCTGCGCCGGTTGTGGCTGTCGGCCGAGGATCACGAACGCTACTACGCGGGGTTCGCCAACGGCGCGCTCTGGCCGCTGTGCCACATCGTCTACGTTCGGCCCCGCTTCGAGCAGGCGGACTGGCTGCGCTACGAGGACGTGAACCGGCGCTTCGCCGAGGCGGTGCTCGAGGAGATCGGCGACGAGCCGGCGTTCGTGTTCATTCAGGACTATCACCTCGCGCGCGTCGCCCCGTACCTGCGCCGGGCGCGGCCGGACCTGCGCATCGCGCTCTTCTGGCACATCCCGTGGCCGAACGCCGAGGTCGTGCGACGGCTGCCGTGGCGGAACGAGCTGCTCGAGGGCCTGCTCGCCTGCGACCTCGTCGGCTTCCACATCCCTTACCACGCCCAGAACTTCCTGAGCACGGTGGCCGACTCGCTCGAGGCGCGCGTGGACTTCGAGCACAACGCGGTCGTCTGCGGAGGACGGCGCACGTGGGTGCGGCACTTCCCGATCGGGACCGATCCGGACGAGATCGGCGCCATGGCCGAGCGGCCGGCGACGGCGCGCGCCATCGAGGCGTGGAGAGCCGAGCTCGGGCTGGGCGACGCGCTCGTCGGCCTCGGCATTGACCGGCTCGACTACACCAAGGGGATCCCGGAGCGGCTCGAAGCGCTCGAGCGCTTCTGGGAGCTGCATCCCGAGTGGGTGGGACGCTTCCGCTTCGTGCAGGTCGCGGTGCCCTCGCGCATCGAGCTCGAGGAATACCAGGCGATCGGCACGCGGGTGCGCGCGCTGGTGCGGCACATCAACGGGCGTTTCGCGCCCGCGGGCCCGCCGCTCGTCCACCTCATCGAGCGCAACCTCGACTTTCCCAGCCTCGTGCCGCTCTACCGCATGGCCGACCTGTGCATGGTGACCTCGCTGCACGACGGCATGAACCTGGTGGCCAAGGAGTACGTCGCCGCCCGGACGGATCACGGCGGCGCGCTGGTGCTGTCGCCGTTCACCGGCGCCGCGCGCGAGTTCCTGCGCGCGTGGATCGCCTCGCCCTACGATCGCGAGCGGCTCGCCGAGACGATCGCGGCCGCGCTCACCGAGGATCCGGAGGCGCGCGCCGCGCGCATCCGCGACCTGCGCACGGCCGTGCACCGCCACACGGTTTACGATTGGGCCACCGAAGTCCTCGACACGGCGCTGCGCATGGAGACCGCGTGGCCCGCCGAAACGTCCGCCGGCGGCGCCGGCCGCACGAAGGCGCCGGTGCGGCGCCGGAAAGGAGCCGGATCATGA
- a CDS encoding phospholipase, producing the protein MSSLTLFAALPLLALALLLEGGGAPSADAGRFEHSTVRVAGRAHRYAVWLPPGWSRRAGGWPGIVFLHGSGECGDDGGKPTRVGLGPALQAHPERWPFVVVFPQKPTADEEWWEHEDLVFATLADAHRRYGVDERRVALAGISQGGNGAWMIGARHPDRWRCLVPVCGYGRAQTIATRVRNVPAWCFQGLKDDVVLPRETQEIVRWMRELKRSGGLDTTNLRATFYPDAGHDSWDSAFAEEELPKWIAEQLRAR; encoded by the coding sequence ATGAGTTCGCTCACGCTCTTCGCGGCGCTTCCGCTGCTGGCCCTCGCGCTCCTCCTCGAGGGCGGCGGCGCGCCCTCGGCGGACGCCGGACGCTTCGAACACTCCACGGTGCGGGTCGCGGGCAGGGCGCATCGCTACGCGGTCTGGCTGCCGCCCGGCTGGTCGCGGCGCGCCGGCGGCTGGCCGGGAATCGTCTTCCTGCACGGCTCGGGCGAGTGCGGCGACGACGGCGGAAAGCCGACGCGCGTCGGACTCGGCCCCGCGTTGCAGGCGCACCCGGAACGCTGGCCGTTCGTCGTCGTGTTCCCGCAGAAGCCGACGGCCGACGAGGAATGGTGGGAGCACGAGGACCTCGTCTTCGCGACGCTCGCCGACGCCCACCGTCGCTACGGCGTGGACGAGCGGCGTGTCGCGCTCGCGGGAATCTCCCAGGGCGGCAACGGCGCGTGGATGATCGGCGCGCGCCACCCCGACCGCTGGCGCTGCCTCGTGCCCGTGTGCGGCTACGGGCGGGCGCAGACCATCGCGACGCGCGTGCGCAACGTGCCCGCGTGGTGCTTCCAGGGGCTCAAGGACGACGTCGTGCTGCCGCGCGAGACGCAGGAGATCGTCCGCTGGATGCGCGAGCTGAAGCGCAGCGGCGGACTCGACACGACGAACCTGCGCGCCACCTTCTACCCCGACGCCGGCCACGACAGCTGGGACTCCGCGTTCGCCGAGGAGGAGCTGCCGAAGTGGATCGCGGAGCAGCTGCGCGCGAGGTGA
- the otsB gene encoding trehalose-phosphatase, translating to MMPVPPLRTGLEGFPPEVWKRIRGANHRLLLLDYDGTLAPFEVERMSARLPERTARAIRRIVREAGDVVAIVSGRPLAELEALAGDLPIHLVGSYGWERRTAEGERIVVAVPHLVAERLALARTAAAEQGWGDRLEAKPAAVMLHTRGLPEAEARRIESACEALWRRLFVREGLELLHADGGLELRATGFDKGRVVRELTRAHAGSRVVVFIGDDAGDESAFEVLRDGGITVRVGADARPTRALWRLESPGAVCSLLERWAESVH from the coding sequence ATGATGCCGGTTCCCCCGCTTCGAACCGGGCTCGAAGGCTTCCCGCCGGAAGTCTGGAAGCGCATCCGGGGCGCGAACCACCGGCTGCTGCTGCTCGACTACGACGGCACCCTCGCGCCCTTCGAGGTCGAGCGCATGAGCGCGCGGCTTCCCGAGCGCACGGCGCGCGCGATCCGGCGCATCGTCCGCGAAGCGGGGGACGTGGTCGCCATCGTCTCGGGCCGCCCGCTCGCCGAGCTCGAGGCGCTCGCGGGCGACCTGCCGATCCATCTCGTCGGCTCCTACGGTTGGGAGCGGCGCACGGCCGAGGGCGAGCGCATCGTCGTCGCGGTGCCGCATCTCGTCGCCGAGCGCCTCGCGCTCGCCCGCACCGCCGCCGCGGAACAGGGCTGGGGCGATCGGCTCGAAGCCAAACCCGCGGCGGTGATGCTGCACACGCGCGGGCTCCCGGAGGCCGAGGCGCGGCGGATCGAGAGCGCCTGCGAGGCCCTGTGGCGGCGGCTGTTCGTGCGCGAAGGACTCGAGCTGCTGCACGCCGACGGCGGGCTGGAGCTGCGCGCGACCGGTTTCGACAAGGGCCGGGTGGTGCGCGAGCTGACGCGAGCGCACGCCGGCTCGCGCGTGGTCGTGTTCATCGGCGACGACGCGGGCGACGAGAGCGCGTTCGAGGTCCTTCGCGACGGCGGCATCACCGTGCGCGTCGGCGCCGACGCGCGGCCGACGCGCGCGCTGTGGCGTCTGGAGTCTCCCGGGGCCGTGTGCTCGCTGCTCGAACGCTGGGCCGAGTCGGTCCACTGA
- the nth gene encoding endonuclease III, with amino-acid sequence MPSSPRVRSAPGKSRTRAARAAHLLKGARPSAAAARKKKAAPRKSAKPRRPVATQPGKSRFFTPDPVRVAAVIEQLRELYPDARCALNHASALELLVATILSAQCTDERVNRVTPALFAKYPDAAAFASANPKELEEAIHSTGFFRQKGRSIREACADIVTRHGGEVPRTLEALVALRGVGRKTANVVLGNAYGIASGIVVDTHVARLANRLGFTNESDPVKIEFALQPLVPRDLWTLFSHWLILHGRAVCIARKPRCSVCPLAPHCPRIGVTLSQ; translated from the coding sequence ATGCCGTCCTCGCCACGCGTGCGGTCGGCGCCGGGCAAGTCGCGCACGCGCGCCGCGCGCGCCGCCCACCTTCTGAAGGGCGCGCGGCCGTCGGCCGCGGCCGCGCGGAAGAAGAAGGCCGCCCCGCGCAAGTCCGCCAAGCCGCGCCGCCCGGTCGCGACCCAGCCGGGGAAGTCGCGGTTCTTCACGCCCGACCCGGTGCGAGTGGCGGCGGTGATCGAGCAGCTCCGCGAACTGTACCCCGACGCCCGCTGCGCGCTGAACCACGCCTCGGCGCTCGAGCTGCTGGTCGCGACGATCCTGTCGGCGCAGTGCACCGACGAGCGCGTGAACCGGGTGACGCCGGCGCTGTTCGCGAAGTACCCCGACGCGGCGGCGTTCGCGAGCGCGAACCCGAAGGAGCTCGAGGAGGCCATTCACTCGACGGGCTTCTTCCGGCAGAAGGGGCGCTCCATCCGCGAGGCGTGCGCCGACATCGTGACGCGGCACGGCGGCGAGGTGCCGCGCACGCTCGAAGCGCTGGTCGCGCTGCGAGGTGTCGGCCGCAAGACGGCGAACGTCGTGCTCGGAAACGCCTACGGCATCGCCTCGGGCATCGTCGTGGACACGCACGTCGCGCGGCTCGCGAACCGGCTCGGATTCACGAACGAGTCGGACCCGGTGAAGATCGAGTTCGCGCTCCAGCCGCTGGTGCCGCGGGATCTGTGGACGCTCTTTTCCCACTGGCTGATCCTGCACGGCCGCGCGGTCTGCATCGCGCGCAAGCCGCGCTGCTCCGTGTGCCCGCTGGCGCCGCACTGCCCGCGCATCGGCGTGACGCTCTCGCAGTAG
- a CDS encoding glycosyltransferase, protein MIVDVGPARAEWLRAIREAAGEDAFGQLENLARSLRGHRLAMVNSTATGGGVAEILHRLVRLLNGLGVDTRWHVLPGDERYYRITKAIHNGLHGAPAVITDDDWRHFLEVASAGAAGLGLDADLVLIHDPQPAALVQMLRRPGQPWVWRCHIDLSAADRLVWQRLAPYVAAYDATIFSHAAFVPPLPIPAYLVPPSIDPLSDKNRELDEAEQERLLAPFGLPDDVPLVTQVSRFDRLKDPIGVLEAFDLVSREESAHLVLAGGAADDDPEGREVLAEVRARAGDRRDVTLLDLPPDAHLVINALQRRSAVVVQKSLREGFALTVAEALWKRRAVVAGAVGGIPLQVLHERTGLLVRSVPGCAYQITRLLRSPELRRRLALAGREHVRRHFLLPREACDYLAVFASLATAART, encoded by the coding sequence ATGATCGTGGACGTCGGTCCGGCGCGCGCGGAGTGGCTGCGGGCGATTCGCGAAGCGGCCGGCGAGGACGCGTTCGGCCAGCTCGAGAACCTCGCGCGCTCGCTGCGCGGCCACCGGCTGGCGATGGTCAACTCGACGGCGACCGGAGGCGGCGTGGCCGAGATCCTCCACCGGCTGGTGCGCCTGCTGAACGGGCTGGGCGTGGACACGCGCTGGCACGTGCTGCCCGGCGACGAGCGCTACTACCGGATCACCAAGGCGATCCACAACGGCCTGCACGGCGCGCCGGCGGTGATCACGGACGACGACTGGCGCCACTTTCTCGAGGTCGCCTCCGCCGGCGCCGCCGGGCTCGGGCTCGACGCCGACCTGGTGCTCATCCACGATCCGCAGCCGGCCGCGCTCGTGCAGATGCTGCGCCGGCCCGGGCAGCCGTGGGTCTGGCGCTGCCACATTGACCTGTCCGCGGCCGACCGCCTCGTCTGGCAACGGCTCGCGCCCTACGTCGCGGCCTACGACGCGACGATCTTCTCGCACGCGGCGTTCGTGCCCCCGCTGCCGATTCCGGCCTACCTCGTGCCGCCCTCCATTGATCCGCTGTCGGACAAGAACCGCGAGCTCGACGAGGCGGAACAGGAGCGGCTGCTCGCGCCGTTCGGACTGCCCGACGACGTGCCGCTCGTCACCCAGGTGTCGCGCTTCGACCGGCTCAAGGATCCGATCGGCGTGCTCGAGGCGTTCGACCTCGTGAGCCGCGAGGAATCGGCGCACCTCGTGCTGGCGGGCGGAGCCGCGGACGACGACCCCGAGGGCCGCGAGGTGCTGGCGGAGGTGCGCGCCCGCGCCGGCGACCGGCGCGACGTCACGCTGCTCGATCTGCCGCCGGACGCCCATCTCGTGATCAACGCGCTGCAGCGGCGCTCGGCGGTGGTCGTGCAGAAGTCGCTGCGCGAGGGCTTCGCCCTGACGGTCGCCGAGGCGCTGTGGAAGCGCCGCGCGGTGGTCGCCGGAGCGGTCGGCGGCATCCCGCTGCAGGTGCTGCACGAGCGCACCGGCCTGCTGGTGCGCAGCGTGCCGGGCTGCGCGTACCAGATCACGCGGCTGCTGCGCTCGCCGGAACTGCGCCGGCGCCTCGCGCTCGCCGGCCGCGAGCACGTGCGCCGGCACTTCCTGCTGCCGCGCGAGGCGTGCGACTACCTCGCCGTGTTCGCCTCGCTCGCCACCGCCGCCCGGACCTGA
- the sppA gene encoding signal peptide peptidase SppA — MRPLAAAATLALLALAAARADATAPTPNLPLALYGDEGVATTDDARAALFNPAGLGVRYPAELFVGFSHAGPKQEWNTTLLSAGGFGFIALRQRDTTQTYGLAFAAGGEKLRAGWAPYWVVTGKAIGRATTPDHRFGLLSRPSPWLSAGAVVEHVLRPKFRGDRLAREYTLGVGLRPLALNRARAHDLGTRLTLGADVTLVEDGDWSQARSRVTAELEPVPGLALAASVADHRELRVGLTLRGVGGSLHGGTARAGDRRLYDHWAVSLHAGEEPSVFAAKSERRVAVVRAGGLLADEALGGGLLGGASTVAGAPLHAQLRRALEDPLVRGVLLDLRGVAGMAQLEELRPRVQALRLAGKPVVAFLETGGGRGDLYLASACDRVFTTEEADFTGLGLRVERRYYREFLAGLGLRMDRVSVGDYKSAFRNFSVDSTGAADTESIERTLDVSQALFTEALAQGRGVPRERFAHVLDGRAWPAADLVAAGLVDSVGWREDALRALGRLAGLGPKPRTVNLRRAPLAGREWTRRSPVAVVYAGGAIETGRSGGSLLTGPYMGSETIIAQLERAFRAPGVRAVVLRIESPGGSAIASNLMDHAVTRLKRETGKPCIVSMGSVAASGGYYIAAHGDRIFADRATRTGSIGVLFVKPSLEGFYAKHGIRQDDFERGAYMAGGSPARDWTPAFQASADSAIRRHYDLFVARVAQGRGLDPADVYRAAQGRVWLGDDARERRLVDEIGGFEAALAEARRRAGVPPGEKIRLFELHRPRGGFLERLVRGWVTETLERDASLRSLRGAQLRDAEWLEGLEE, encoded by the coding sequence GTGCGACCGCTCGCCGCCGCAGCCACCCTCGCGCTCCTCGCGCTGGCCGCCGCGCGCGCGGACGCGACCGCGCCCACGCCGAACCTGCCGCTGGCGCTGTACGGCGACGAGGGCGTCGCCACCACCGACGACGCGCGCGCGGCGCTCTTCAATCCCGCGGGGCTCGGGGTGCGTTATCCCGCCGAGCTGTTCGTGGGCTTCTCGCACGCGGGGCCGAAGCAGGAGTGGAACACGACGCTGCTTTCGGCGGGCGGCTTCGGGTTCATCGCCCTGCGGCAGCGCGACACGACGCAGACCTACGGGCTCGCGTTCGCGGCGGGTGGCGAGAAGCTGCGCGCGGGCTGGGCGCCCTACTGGGTCGTGACCGGCAAGGCGATCGGCCGCGCGACGACGCCCGACCACCGCTTCGGGCTGCTGTCGCGCCCGTCCCCGTGGCTGTCGGCGGGCGCGGTCGTCGAGCACGTCCTGCGCCCGAAGTTCCGCGGCGACCGTCTCGCCCGCGAGTACACGCTCGGCGTGGGGCTGCGCCCGCTCGCGCTGAACCGCGCGCGCGCGCACGACCTGGGCACGCGCCTGACGCTCGGCGCCGACGTCACGCTGGTCGAGGACGGCGACTGGTCGCAGGCCCGCTCGCGCGTGACCGCCGAGCTCGAGCCCGTGCCGGGCCTGGCGCTCGCGGCGAGCGTGGCCGACCACCGCGAGCTGCGCGTCGGCCTGACGCTGCGCGGCGTCGGCGGCTCGCTGCACGGCGGCACCGCGCGCGCCGGCGACCGCCGGCTCTACGACCACTGGGCGGTGTCGCTGCACGCCGGCGAGGAGCCATCCGTTTTCGCCGCGAAGTCCGAACGCCGCGTCGCGGTCGTGCGCGCGGGCGGGCTGCTCGCCGACGAGGCGCTGGGTGGCGGCCTGCTGGGCGGCGCTTCCACGGTCGCGGGCGCGCCGCTGCACGCGCAGCTTCGGCGTGCGCTCGAGGACCCGCTGGTGCGGGGCGTGCTGCTCGATCTGCGCGGCGTCGCCGGCATGGCGCAGCTCGAGGAGCTGCGGCCGCGCGTGCAGGCGTTGCGGCTCGCCGGCAAGCCGGTCGTCGCCTTCCTCGAGACCGGCGGCGGGCGCGGCGATCTCTACCTCGCCAGCGCCTGCGACCGGGTGTTCACCACCGAGGAGGCCGACTTCACCGGCCTCGGGCTGCGCGTCGAGCGGCGCTACTACCGCGAGTTCCTCGCCGGGCTGGGCCTGCGCATGGACCGGGTGAGCGTCGGCGACTACAAGTCCGCGTTCCGCAACTTCAGCGTGGACTCGACCGGCGCCGCCGACACCGAGTCCATCGAGCGGACGCTCGACGTCTCGCAGGCGCTGTTCACCGAGGCGCTGGCGCAGGGGCGCGGCGTCCCGCGGGAGCGCTTCGCGCACGTGCTCGACGGCCGCGCCTGGCCGGCCGCGGACCTCGTCGCCGCCGGGCTCGTGGACTCGGTCGGCTGGCGCGAGGACGCGCTGCGCGCGCTCGGACGCCTCGCCGGGCTGGGACCGAAGCCGCGCACGGTGAACCTGCGCCGCGCGCCGCTCGCCGGCCGCGAGTGGACGCGGCGCTCGCCCGTCGCGGTCGTCTACGCGGGCGGCGCGATCGAGACCGGGCGCAGCGGCGGAAGCCTGCTCACGGGGCCGTACATGGGCAGCGAGACCATCATCGCCCAGCTCGAACGAGCGTTTCGCGCGCCCGGCGTGCGCGCCGTGGTGCTGCGCATCGAGAGCCCGGGCGGCTCGGCCATCGCCTCGAACCTGATGGACCACGCGGTCACGCGTCTCAAGCGCGAGACCGGCAAGCCGTGCATCGTCTCGATGGGCTCGGTCGCCGCCAGCGGCGGCTACTACATCGCCGCGCACGGCGACCGCATCTTCGCCGACCGCGCGACGCGCACCGGCTCGATCGGCGTGCTGTTCGTGAAACCCTCGCTCGAAGGCTTCTACGCGAAGCACGGCATCCGGCAGGACGACTTCGAACGCGGCGCGTACATGGCCGGCGGATCGCCCGCCCGCGACTGGACGCCCGCGTTCCAGGCCTCGGCCGACTCGGCCATCCGCAGGCACTACGACCTGTTCGTCGCCCGCGTCGCGCAGGGCCGCGGACTCGATCCCGCCGACGTGTACCGGGCGGCGCAGGGCCGCGTGTGGCTCGGCGACGACGCGCGCGAGCGCCGGCTCGTGGACGAGATCGGCGGCTTCGAGGCCGCGCTCGCCGAAGCGCGCCGGCGCGCGGGCGTGCCGCCGGGCGAGAAGATCCGCCTCTTCGAGCTGCACCGGCCCCGCGGCGGCTTCCTCGAGCGGCTGGTCCGCGGCTGGGTCACGGAGACGCTCGAACGCGACGCGTCGCTGCGCTCGCTGCGCGGCGCGCAGCTTCGCGACGCCGAGTGGCTCGAGGGGCTGGAGGAGTAG
- a CDS encoding amidohydrolase family protein — protein MIVGPCTIVTGGPEPLVYENGAVRVVGAHIAAVSTLGDLAHAYPDEMLWPARGRVLMPGFVNTHAHLARHLARGLGLRSPKEWGRYDRALSAEDVAWGVQAALVEGVRHGVTTVVDFHRSGACLDLSLTEVVGAAERVGVRVATCYGAAEDDTPLERRAAIDECVGFARDLARTRRGRLRGMLGVQATSLHGIETLLAEALESAGDFSVHVDLALDLTPAERWKRRDALPATTLPALWAHAERAPRDLVGAVRERGDSLCATGSGAASLLVRETEVAWGSDDGANAPPVPDGAFAQGMAEAHYRRLFVAGARWATDHFGEELGRIRPGAPADFILVDYSPATEFSTRTLHAHLWSGLLRAPVSGVVVAGNVVMDNGMLVTADEAEIAIRARECAGRVWERVG, from the coding sequence GTGATCGTCGGCCCCTGCACGATCGTGACCGGCGGACCCGAGCCGCTGGTCTACGAGAACGGCGCGGTGCGCGTCGTCGGAGCGCACATCGCGGCCGTCTCGACCCTCGGCGATCTCGCGCACGCCTATCCCGACGAGATGCTGTGGCCGGCGCGCGGCCGCGTGCTGATGCCCGGGTTCGTCAACACGCACGCCCACCTGGCTCGCCATCTCGCGCGCGGCCTCGGCCTGCGCTCGCCCAAGGAGTGGGGGCGCTACGACCGCGCGCTGTCGGCCGAGGACGTCGCCTGGGGCGTTCAGGCCGCGCTCGTCGAGGGCGTGCGGCACGGCGTCACGACGGTCGTGGACTTCCACCGCTCGGGCGCCTGCCTCGATCTGTCGCTCACCGAGGTGGTGGGCGCGGCCGAGCGCGTGGGCGTGCGCGTCGCGACCTGCTACGGCGCCGCCGAGGACGACACGCCGCTCGAGCGCCGCGCCGCCATTGACGAGTGCGTCGGTTTCGCGCGCGACCTGGCGCGCACGCGCCGCGGCCGGCTGCGCGGCATGCTCGGCGTGCAGGCGACGAGCCTGCACGGCATCGAGACGCTGCTCGCCGAGGCGCTCGAGAGCGCCGGCGACTTCTCGGTGCACGTGGACCTGGCGCTCGACCTGACGCCCGCCGAACGCTGGAAGCGGCGCGACGCGCTGCCCGCGACGACGCTGCCGGCGCTGTGGGCGCACGCCGAGCGTGCGCCGCGCGACCTGGTCGGCGCGGTGCGCGAGCGTGGCGACTCGCTGTGCGCGACCGGCAGCGGGGCGGCTTCGCTGCTGGTGCGCGAAACGGAGGTCGCCTGGGGCAGCGACGACGGCGCCAACGCGCCGCCCGTGCCCGACGGCGCGTTCGCGCAGGGCATGGCCGAGGCGCACTACCGGCGGTTGTTCGTGGCCGGCGCGCGCTGGGCGACCGACCACTTCGGCGAGGAGCTGGGCCGCATCCGCCCCGGCGCGCCCGCCGATTTCATCCTCGTGGACTACAGCCCCGCCACCGAGTTCTCGACCCGCACGCTGCACGCGCACCTGTGGTCCGGCCTGCTGCGCGCGCCGGTCTCGGGCGTGGTCGTCGCCGGCAACGTGGTGATGGACAACGGCATGCTCGTCACCGCCGACGAGGCCGAGATCGCCATCCGCGCCCGCGAGTGCGCCGGCCGCGTGTGGGAGCGGGTGGGGTAG